A portion of the Candidatus Nitrosotenuis aquarius genome contains these proteins:
- a CDS encoding ribosome biogenesis protein — MLSLVIAEASLELVPKELYRHNAITAYCRKMDKKPSEILLDNSWHFGAMKGLKNEIKRGRPDLVHFCLLEACTIPLYLEDEVSVYVHTIDDKVITVGERVRLPKSYHRFAGIMEQLFEKKVIKSDDQKLFEIQNMSFPDLIDTIEPDQVIGLSSEGKKSSYESVAKMCTDETCLVIGGFPKGEFFDSTKKSIDSLYSVDENQLEAHVVVARTLYEYEKTIFM, encoded by the coding sequence ATGTTATCACTAGTAATTGCAGAGGCCTCACTGGAACTAGTCCCAAAGGAACTGTACCGCCATAATGCCATTACCGCATACTGCAGAAAGATGGACAAAAAGCCGTCTGAAATTTTGCTTGATAATTCGTGGCATTTTGGGGCAATGAAGGGCCTAAAAAACGAGATAAAGCGGGGACGACCTGATTTGGTGCATTTTTGCCTGCTTGAAGCATGTACAATACCGCTGTACTTGGAAGACGAAGTTTCTGTCTATGTGCATACTATAGATGATAAAGTAATCACGGTGGGCGAGCGAGTTCGGCTCCCAAAATCATATCACAGATTTGCGGGAATAATGGAGCAGCTGTTTGAGAAGAAAGTAATCAAATCAGACGATCAGAAATTATTTGAAATCCAGAACATGAGTTTTCCTGATTTGATTGATACAATAGAGCCAGACCAGGTAATTGGGCTGTCATCTGAAGGCAAAAAGAGCAGCTACGAATCCGTGGCAAAAATGTGCACGGATGAGACCTGCCTAGTCATTGGAGGATTTCCAAAGGGAGAGTTTTTTGATTCTACAAAGAAAAGCATTGATTCGCTATATTCGGTGGATGAAAATCAGCTGGAGGCACATGTTGTGGTTGCTCGAACTTTGTACGAATATGAAAAAACCATTTTTATGTAG
- a CDS encoding CDGSH iron-sulfur domain-containing protein: MAKITIKATENGPCLVDVDGKTVAALCRCGASNNKPHCDGSHQKIGFKAKASEIEV; encoded by the coding sequence ATGGCAAAAATCACAATCAAGGCCACTGAAAATGGCCCATGCCTAGTAGATGTAGATGGAAAGACAGTGGCTGCATTATGCAGATGCGGTGCATCAAACAATAAACCTCATTGCGATGGATCCCACCAAAAAATAGGATTCAAGGCAAAAGCATCAGAAATCGAGGTTTAG